CCCACcaacattttttcttaatattgcaTTATGAATCTTTCAACCATGACTGTTCTAACCTTTTATCATGTTGCTATAGAATAAATTGATTGAATTGCCATTGGGGttatggtttgtttttgtttttgtttttttaattagttttaccCAACAGATCCACTATAGAATCATACAACCTCAAGTTGAGCTAGAATAATGCAAATAAACTTATGTAACTGAGATGTCCATCTTTGACTCTTAAAAGTTACATTCGTACTTCCAGTGGGCTACGGAGGTAGCAAACATAAACTTTAAATGTGTTCTCTGTTATTTGTGCCTGGGCAGGAGGTTTTaagtaaaaagttttatttacacGTAAGTAGAGTAAATGGAGGCTGTTGTATTTAGATTTTGAAGTGGCAATGACCATTTATTCCAGTTTTGAGATACATGAAGATTATTGTTTTAAGGCATCCAAATATGAAAATCTTTCAACTTAAAGTGCATCTCATTACACCATATTTTTCAGTAGAAAATATAAGTTGTAGCCCCATCAAATGAATAAAAGCTATTCTCTCAGAAGGGCATCAACCCACTGAGACAGTATGATACCACTCAATAAATTAGTATCAAGGTCATTAGATGATATTTGACAGTAGCAAAAGAATCAATCAATTATTCATTcttatattcaacaaatattttttgtgtaTTAACTTTGTGGCAATTACTCTTCTTGGCCTTGGTTATACAGCTGGGAAGATGAGAaacaagtccctgccctcatggatctTACATCTACAGGGTGGCCAAAATTAGGAAACACTGatgttatattttatgtattataatgtaatatcaataaataattttttaaatgtctcccTGTTTTCTACACTTGGTGGCCACTCTGTAGCTGACAGGTTATTATTAGTCATCTCCCAAAGATACTACCTTATATTGTTCTTCAAACTTTAAAGAACATTTGcttggttttctttcctttaaaggCCTTTTCAGATGATTTTTGTTAAATTACAAAAGGTTCTGACCATTTATTCCAGTTTTGAGATACATGAAGATTATTGTTTTACCTCTTTTTACAGTGTTCTGGACCATCAATGGAGCCTACAATTCAAAATTCAGATATTGTCTTTGCAGAAAATCTTAGTCGACATTTTTATGGTATCCAAAGGTAAATTTATCATGGATATTTTAAGTTTatggtaaaaatatatatacccatTGTATCTTTTTTGCAGTTTCTGTTACCTTTGAAAATTCCTTCATAAATAACCGAAGTAATGACCAACTAGATAACTTTCTCAgttaaagaaattttaagtttCTCTAATCACATGCAATCTCTTGGGTTATTGTATCCTTTGTTTCATTGTCCAAAATAGTTAGCAGTATATGTTagccttctgtttttttttttgggggggggggttctagAATGTTTTGTGTCTAGAACTAGGGACTTGGAGACTACTCTATAAATATgaatcagtgttttttttttttttttaatcctgagtTCTATTAatgactgttctagtttactcatgctgccggaatgcaaaacaccagaaatggatcggcttttataaaggggggtttatttggttatacagttacagtcttagggccatacagcgtccaaggtaacacatcagcaatcgagtaccttcactggaggatagccaatggcgtccggaaaacctctgttagctgggaaggcacatggctggcatctgctccaaagttctggtttcaaaatggctttctcccaggactttccaactctaggctgcagttcctcaaaaatgtccctctcagctgcacttggAGCGTCTGTCCtcctttagcttctctggagcaaaagtctgctttcaacggccatcttcagactgtctctcatctgcagctactgtctcagcttctttgccttcttcagagtgtccctcctggctgtagctcgtcttcaaaatgtcactgtcagctgcacttcaaaatgtaactcacacctgcactgatttccttctgtttgtcagctcatttatatggctccagtgatttaatttatacccaccctgaatgggttgggtaacacctccatggaaattatccaatcagagtcataacccacagttgggtggggtatatctccatggaaacactcacagaattacaatctaattaacactgataggtctgcccacacaagattacatcaaagataatggcgttttgggagacataatacattcaaaccggcacaatgactGACTGATTTATTTCTCTGTATATAGCCTATGATGACCATTTGATAACTTTTAGATTCTGACATTATACATAGCTGGGAAACAAGAATCTCACCTATTATAATTTGCTTTACtaatacattaaattaaaaaactcCTTGGCAAATATTGTTTGCCACTAGACCTTTTTAAATCCTATTCCAAATGTTGGTTCCAATCCTTGTGATACTGTTTATTCTAATTAACTCCATGATTATAATACCTTCTGAATGGATGTCAAATATtagtaatttaattattttctaaagcACACATCTCAGTGTCCCTAAAATTTTGGTTCCATTAGtttgtttataattttgaaaaaataaacctatGCCAGTTTTCGTGTCGGTAGACTACAAGTTTGGCTCCCTCAAGGTGATATTTGGCTCATGGCATTAATAGATTTAGGCACTCCTCTTTCACTGTTGACCTTTGCTATATAGTCTATTTCACATTACTGAAAAATAGTCAAGAATAGTGTAAAACTGTTTTTAGCATTTACTGAACTTCTCTATATAGATAGAAACTATCTCTTTGTCAAGTTATATGTTTAGAAAAGGTCCCTGTGAAATTCTTTTTCAGATCTTTTACCCTTAACTTCAAGATACCTAATTGATAGATATGGggattagaaaataaaacatgtgaAATGGCTGTATTCTagctcccttttctttttaactcataTCAAAATAACTTAATACAGTATTTGTATTAACTGGAGACCTACTCTCACTATAGCATGAAGACAAGCTTCTGTGTTCTATGCTAATGTCATGATTTTCTTGTCATTATCCTGGAGTGTCCTTAACAAGGATATGAACTTATTGGCTAAATAGTTCTTAGATGAACAGCTCAATATTGCCTTTTTTGATTGATAACTATTTGCATTCAGATGGGTAATACAAATAATTCCTTTACTAAATTAAGATTCTTTGAAGGTTTCATTTTGTCTTATATTCATCCATAGAATTCATTAGGTTGCAGGACAGCTTAAAGTCTAACATTTATTGGAGCTATACCAGAGTAACTTTTATAGCCAAAGTTGTCAGTTGGTAACTgctactttaaaaatttaaaaatattactttaacAATAATCTCTTTTTCTGACCTACAGCACAGCACTCTGAGACTTCAAGGGAATCTCTTACTCCTGGCAAGAGGTCTGCTTGCTGGTTACCTATTTTTAAGGCTATAGTATACTAGCCTTCCTTTTAGGCAAGAATTGAAGTCTGCATATGTGATTTCTAAAGCACTTGGATCTATTTTCAGTCAGCCACACAGAACACTCACACTTAAGGCAACCACAATCTCTGATTAcactatttactctttcaataaATAGTGAAGAAGCACCTAAAATATCAGATGTGCTGTACATTATAGAGAATGTTGAGATGAATAAGAAATTGACTTTTCTTTTCAAAAGCTTACAGTTTAGTAGGATAATAAAGATGTTTATAACTATACATGAGAAAGTAACATTAAGTCATGGGtctattaatttccttttaaaacccTATTTGAAAGAGTGGAGAGTACAAGGATATGTATTTTGATCTACACTCTATGTGTATGTCTAATTAGACCACCTGAAAGCTACAAatattgtctatatttttaataatgcttTCTGTAAAAATACCTTGATTGAAAATTATGATTTTGATATTGCTACTCATGTGCAGAATTTATGTTTCAAGGATTACATTgattatttgatttaaaaaacttAAGCTGAATAAAATATTCATGGAAAAGACTTTCTTCCTCCAAAGCTACACAGAATCAACTTTGATATAGTATCTTAGAATGTCTGCAAACTTGTTCATCTGAAACAGTTTCTCTGACTTGGTTCTAGTTGGTTGGAAAGAGAATGATTTATCCCATTTTCAAAAACAGAGTAGCCTTATATTGCCTCCAGATTATAGAATTTTGTAATTTAATAGCCTTCAACTCTTATGAATAGTAGCTTCAAAAAACGACTGTTGCAAATAatgtttctgtgttttctgtACAGTtggtatattttattctcttacatAAGAATTGTTCTTGTAAATGCTACTTTGATTGAGTTCTTATGGGAAACTTTGTCTTACCTCCCAAACTAAATTTCTTTGATTGGTAATGATTGCCAtgtaattaatttcttttttgatttagCGACCAAAAGGTTTAGAACTCATTTTACTACTTGTATATAACAATAACTAGGTATCTGATTTAAttatcatcttttctttttatggattTTGATATTATTCTGGCATATGCATCTTTGATTATAAGTAACATCAAATTATGTCTAGAACTGTTacaaatcataaataaatatatgaaattctttcaaatatgTGTGGCAAGCCGAAAGAATTCACTTATTGTTCATTTAATGCAGAAAGAGTGTGTTTTGTTTGGTTGGGGCAGCATTAGTTCTATATTCTTTGTCCCCTTCTTCCTTGCTACTTTTTCAggtcatttttattcttcatttaccATGCAGATTGTCACTTCTTCCTTGAATCATGCCTTCCATATGTAATCTAACCTGTATTAATTTAATATGTTTGATATCTCATGTATTAagtttttaaatgtatgtattaGGGCAGATTTTGGCTTTTTCATCATTCACATTGTTGGATTCTAACACTTAAAAGTCAATCACAAGTGGTTCTCCAAGCTGGTAAATGTATGCGGGTCAGTATATAAGTGGATGAAGGGTATGGCTTTGTTTAAGTTGCTCTGTAAAAGTGTTAAAGCAGTGCCATGCATGTATCTATACTTAATAACATTGACAGTTCTGtgactttttccttttcagaggTGACATTGTGATCGCAAAAAGCCCAAGTGATCCAAAATCAAATATTTGTAAAAGAGTAATTGGTTTGGAAGGAGACAAAATCCTCACCAATAGTTCATCGGATTTCTTTAAAAGCCATAGCTATGTAAGTAACATTTCAATTGTGTTATGTATTGGTATCGTAGTTAACTAACACTAACTGAAGACACTAACCaaagaaaacttttatttatattttttttttttttatttttttaatattcattttattgagatatattcacataccacacagtcatataaaacaaatcatacattcgattgttcacagtactgttacacagttgtacattcatcaccaaaatcgatccccaacaccctcattaccacacacacaaaaataaccagaataataattaaagtgaaaaagtgtgcttcaggttttaaagcagggaaggatagtgaggcatttgccttgggccccaaatttaaggggcaccaaaaaactcaggaaatagtatttgaatgcaaggttttaaaaaatcaaaagtaatgcaaaaagtccacACATGGctatttgtttataaataaattaagaaatattaattactgctCTTTGctacaaaaacaagcaaacaaaaacaaaaacagagagcaTTCCTGGAAGTGCACAGACAAGAATTAGACTTCAGAGTCAAACAgaccttgttccggtttgctaatgctgccattaagcaaaatagcagaaacggattggctttcataagcagtggtttatttggttacagagttacagtcttaaggccataaagtgtccaaggtaacatatcaccaattgggtatcttcactggaggatggccaatggtgtccggaaaacctctgttagctgggaaggcacgtggctggcgtctgctccagagttctggtttcaaaatggctttctcccaggacattcttctctaggctgcagttcctcaaaaatgtcactcttagttgctcttggggcattttttttgctcttagcttctctggagcaaaagtctgctttcagcggctgtcttcaaactgtctctcatccgcagctcctctctcagctcctatgcgttcttcaaagtgtctctcttggctgtagcaagctcgctccttctgtctgagcttatgtactgctctagtaaactaatcaaggcccatgctgaatcagcgggccacacttccatggaaactatcccatcagtcatcacctacagttgggtgggtcgcatctccatggaaacactcaaagaattacaatctgatcaacactgatacatctgccccacaagattacatcaaagaacatggcgtttggggggacataatacatccaaaccagcaaagacCCTAATTTGTATCCTGCTCAACTCTACCTTTACTAGCTGAATGAACTTGGCCAAGTTATTTTATTTAGGCTTACTTTGCTCTTGTATAAATAGGGAATAGAATGAAATGAGTTAAATAATATAGGATAGGGCCTAGAACATAGTTTACACTCAGTTAACAGTGATTTTGCTTAATATTACTATTGCTATGCAGTGAGCCAGGGGAGGCATTCAAGTACCAATAGGGTTTCCTAAAAGAGCAACATCATGTTTTGGTCAGAGGACCTCTAGAGAGATCACCTGGGTGTGTTGCAGGTCTGGCCCCGAAACATCCATGTATCTAAGAAACAATATGCTGCAACACAGGTACTCACACAATCAAACAGCAATAGTTATACTAAGGGCTTTCACATTCCACATTCACTTCTTAACCAATCACCAGTCCCTCTCTATCACTTCCCACTCCCAGCAGAACAGTGTGgtgggtttgaagctgtatataccccagaaaaacatgttcttaaatctaattaaTTCTTGTGGAcataaacccattttaagtaggacctcttgataagactacttcagttaaggtgagacCTACCTGAcacaggatgagtcttaatcctatattataagagaatgaaattcatacaaagaaataagccacagaagcaagaaggtgaaagcaacaaaacccagaagagaaaggagatcagcagatgccaccatgtgccttgcgaTGTGGTGGTGGAGCCAAGAACTGCTGGCAGCTGATCCTGAGGAAGCAAGCATTGCCTTGGCTTTGATGATGCCTTATgctggacattttcttggcctcaaactgtaagctaataaattcacatAAGTATCCATTTCgtggtatctgctttaagtcgcctaggaaactaaaacaatgcttAACATACTAGGTCCCTTCatcacttcttccttttctcctagaGTAAAATTATACATATCTAAGGAATTGAAAATTTACTGAAATAATATTAGTATCTTGTATTTTATATAGCTTCTTTCCTCTAAGGAAATCATACTATTTAACCTAGTTTCTCTACTAATATCACCAAATATCTGCACATCATTATGCATTTTTACAAATTAAGAACTAGAAGGCAGCAAGCTGCCACGGTGACATGACCAGAGTCATACAGAAGTCACTGCCTCAGTCCCCTTCCTACTAAATCAACCTTTTTCCTCTCACATGACTAAGCCTCCATAATAAAGAACAGATCATTCATTTTTTATCTGGAAAACAACCAAACGTATAATTCAGTAAGGGGCCCCATGACCCCACCACCTtgtcaaaagaaacaaattatacAAAAAACGAGCTCTGCAGAAGCAGACGGTTTTGGTCTGTCAACTTTCTCTTGAATTATGCCCATTAGCCAAcataaaacaatgtaaaatataatgtaaCAGATCCCCATGTTCTtgaaaatttaagttaaaatcaCTGATCACTCAAAGTGCACTTGAATACAGAGGATCAAGGGCAATCAATAACTCCTGTGGATCTGCAAAGATGCATGTTATGCCAATtagattctgaaagaaaatatgataCACAATTGGGCTGCTCTAAGAAGACTCTAAGCCAGCAACGAGCAATTAGCACAAATTCATAGCATCATAGAATTCTGGAGCTCCAGAAGAGACCTGGCAAGCCACTCAGAATAACCCCTTCATATGGTATATGAGGAAACTGGCTCAGGAAGATTAAGCGGCTTTTCCAAGGTTTCACAGTTAGTAGGAGAACAAGTACTAGAAAATGAACTTGTTGACTATTATCCATTTCACTTGCAAATCTTGCTTCTAATGTCAACAGGTACATTTAGCACTTCTCAGAATTACCCATATATACAGAGGTGGTATAGTACAGGAGGTTCTGTACTTTGGTAACAGAAAAACCCAGGATCTTAATCTGCTACTTACTGACCacgtgatcttgggcaagttccgTAATTTCTCTATTTCAGTATTTTATCTGTCAACTGTGTTTCAATAGTGAGTTCCATGATGGTGCTTATTATAAGCTAAAGGTAATATAAACAAGGGCCTGGTACACAGCCTGCGAGTTCTATGAAGGCAAGTACTGTGTCTGTACATTCCCAGCACCCAGTGCCAAGCCTGGCCATGAAAGATTCTTGGAAAATTTGCCAAAAAGTCAGTGAACTAACTAAACAAGCAAACATGTACTAGACTTAAACTCAGTTCTACCTGGTTCTTAAACACTAAGCCCTACTGCTCCCAATTCACACAATTTCAAGACAGACTATTAACTCAGCCTTATAGAGTACAGATAACACAATGAAATAAGACAGCCATTTTCTGGCTACAAGACAGGAACAAGTTCAGTGGGGGAAGTTCCTGGACTCTCCATGTTGGAATTAATTCTTGTTGCTAACACAAGTACCTCATGGGGCTTTGGAATCAACCAAACCTGGGGTCAGGTCCCAGCTTCAGCACAAGATGTGTGACCTCAGAGATATGACTCTACCTCTCTGAACCTAAATTtccacactttaaaaaataaaacaaaacaaattcataGGGATTGAGTGACAAATGAGGCCAATACATGTAAAGGAATATTACAGTGATGTGTAGCACAGAAAGACACTCAACTAGTATTATACTCCATTTTGCTTCTAGTTATTTggaaatttcattcattcatttcactaggtctctgttcaaatgtcacctccctcCCTAACCTCCTTATGTACAATACCCCACCCACACAAAACATTCTCTATACCCTTatcttgattatttttcttcctagttCTTACCATCACTTGACATTACATTACgtatttgttttttctgttcaTTGTGTCTCCTCAACTAGAATGTAAGCCTCACACACAGGACTTttgttgtctgttttgtttactgctacAACTAGGAAAGTGCCTAGCATGCATCATGTGTTTAATAAGTTTTCTGTTGAGTGACTGAATGAACTAATTCCATACCTATTTGGGTCCTGCTATATATGAGGCACTGTACAGGAATAGGGACttaaagatcatttaaaaatggtCCCCTATCCTCACAGAACTTCCAGTCTAGAGAACCTTAGTACATAAACAGATAATCACGTTGACAGTAAATAAATCCTATAATATTCCAATACCTAAAGTGCTGTGGGATTACAGAAGAAGCTATGAAAAAATTTATGCCTCACCTGGACCACCGCAGTTGCCTCCTGACTGTTCTCCCTCATCCACTCTGTCCCTTAACATCCTATTCCTTAATCAGCAACCAGAGAGATCCAAGCAAAGTCAATATCAGAAGAGATTATTTCCCTACTTAAATCCCTCCAATGGCTTCacattaaaatgagaataaaatccaaactcctgaCCATGGCCTGAAAAGCCCAAACAATCAGCCTCTGCTTGCTAACTGGTTAAATCTTCTCTCCTACTATTCTTTCCCTCACTCACTGAGGGACTGACCTTTCTCTTTCTCAAATATGCTAGGGCCTTTTCTGACATTGTGTTTGCTGTTCACGCTGCCTAGAAAGCTCTTCCCCTAGGCTGGCTCTTCCTTATCATTTAGTTCTCAGTTCAAATGTAAACTCTAAAAGAGTCCTCCTAGTCTGAAGTTTCTCCGGCCACCATCACCCTCACCAAGTCACTCTCTATGGGATCTCACTGCCTTCTCTATCCTCCACCATGTCATTATTTGGAATGACAATCTATTTATCTGTCCTAGTCTCCCAACTCATATGTAAATTACATGAAGATAAGGACTTTGTCAGATACACTGCTGCATACCCACCACCTAGCACACAGTagacactaaataaatatttctgaatgaatACAGTGGATTTCAAAGGATGTAGAAGTTTGCAAGGATGAAAGTCTGGGTAAAGTATATTATCGGCCTAAGAGTATCATAGGGCATTCGTTTCCTTCCAAGAACAACTGCCCATTTCATTGAAATATGTGAATTTCAGTCAAACTTACTTGGGAATGGGCACCCGAATCAGTGTCCCTTCTACTTCTGGGTTCAGATTCATTCCACTTTCTCTTATAGCCTTGATAGCTGCAGCTGTACACTCTGGGAAGCTGGCCATGTTAACCAAAATCAGCTGTGGCGACTTCATGGAGATCTGGCCAATCTGGTTTAAAGCAAGCTTCCCATCAGCAGTTACCACAGTGATATGATCAAGGGATCCTGGCGAAGTCCTTATATTGAGAGTCTTGTTGAAATTATCATTGAGGGCTTCCATCACagacttcatttcttcatctacCTCTTCCAAGTTGATTATCTCCTCAACCAAGGCAGTATTAATATTCACTCTGGTTTGAGACTGTCCTTTTCCTTTGGCTTTGGCTTTCTTGGTAGCAAAATGGCGGACTGGTAAAGCTGGGTAGGCCATGTATTGCCTATGGTCATTTTGTCTTCCACTCAACATCTTCAGTGTAACTTCTGAAACAGGTCTGGTCAGGGCTGCAAGGGAGCTGCAAAAGGCGGGGTGGGCCAAGCGGAAGCACCTTAATCCTAAGGCCATTACTGAAGACGATTTTAGTGAACATCTGGGTTTTGGAAGCAGTCTTGAACTTAAATTTCAGTTTCCCAACTTATTAGCTTGTGAATTCGGGTAGGTCATTCAACCTCTCTGAATAGTTTCCATCATAACTTTATCATCATGATATTAATAAGCCCGCTACAGCCCGGGATACTAAGGAAACGGTCGTACGACGGCAGCGATGGCCTATTTATATTTTGAGTATAGGAAAAATGCTGCATTCATTAGAACTTAAGTTTGTTTATAGCAAGAACAGTTTAgccattttatttcatatattttaattccttttaaaaCCCTATATAGACTTCcgcacctggattgttgctgatgttctcacaaacattgag
This genomic stretch from Choloepus didactylus isolate mChoDid1 chromosome 6, mChoDid1.pri, whole genome shotgun sequence harbors:
- the LOC119536286 gene encoding ribosome-recycling factor, mitochondrial-like — protein: MALGLRCFRLAHPAFCSSLAALTRPVSEVTLKMLSGRQNDHRQYMAYPALPVRHFATKKAKAKGKGQSQTRVNINTALVEEIINLEEVDEEMKSVMEALNDNFNKTLNIRTSPGSLDHITVVTADGKLALNQIGQISMKSPQLILVNMASFPECTAAAIKAIRESGMNLNPEVEGTLIRVPIPNLQFEAKKMSSIRHHQSQGNACFLRISCQQFLAPPPHRKAHGGIC